One genomic window of Hydra vulgaris chromosome 03, alternate assembly HydraT2T_AEP includes the following:
- the LOC136077985 gene encoding uncharacterized protein LOC136077985, which produces MRFLAKMLFFVFLSRFFKEKSCLPINHENKSLRIQPVFRFADDFKKTSASKKNSPVKMDDINKMLFEYEKTLDPHHAFQRDNTEYRSKRSLGFETSYETLDDKKPMTKDFTTMESLNHNNQEFWRPAFKIPTEGEKTNNNNKPIWSETKVLPTMESFNRNNQKFWRPAFMTPTDDEKPMNDNKPIRSETNIFPTIEPLNRDNQRFWRPVFMAPTDGEKTINNNKPVWSETKVLPKMESLNSDLWNPSYMTSDYNKNTVTYIKPKLSETSYETQGINQENDAYFPHNKYKNNKFIYGDVFGKNMQPTSDVNKLPIELNSKSKKVTDDKYTPSGDFNVPSGQYTQIREKRSTKFAKKSKINKRHKVI; this is translated from the exons atgcGCTTCTTGgcaaaaatgctgttttttgtatttctcagccgattttttaaagaaaaatcttgCTTGCCGATTAACCATgag aataaaagtCTTCGAATTCAACCAGTATTTCGCTTTGCTGacgattttaaaaaaacatcagcaAGCAAGAAAAACTCACCAGTAAAAATGGAtgatataaacaaaatgttgttTGAGTACGAAAAAACTCTGGACCCACATCACGCATTTCAGAGAG ACAATACAGAGTATCGATCTAAAAGAAGCTTAGGCTTTGAAACTTCTTATGAAACTCTGGATGATAAGAAACCAATGACAAAGGATTTTACAACAATGGAATCTTTAAATCATAATAATCAag agtTTTGGCGCCCAGCGTTTAAAATTCCAACAGAAGgtgaaaaaactaataataataacaaacctATATGGAGTGAAACAAAAGTTCTTCCGACAATGGAATCATTTAATCGTAATAATCaaa aGTTTTGGCGCCCAGCGTTTATGACACCAACAGACGATGAAAAACCTATGAATGATAACAAACCTATACGGagtgaaacaaatatttttccgACAATAGAACCATTAAATCGTGATAATCAAA GATTTTGGCGTCCTGTTTTTATGGCTCCAACAGACGGtgaaaaaactattaataataacaaacctGTGTGGAGTGAAACAAAAGTTCTTCCAAAAATGGAATCATTAAATAGCG ATTTATGGAATCCCTCGTATATGACGTcagactataataaaaataccgTTACTTATATTAAGCCTAAGTTAAGTGAAACTTCTTATGAAACTCAAGGTATTAATCAAG aaaatgacGCTTACTTTCCtcacaacaaatacaaaaacaataaatttatttatggcgatgtttttggaaaaaatatgcAGCCTACATCGGATGTCAATAAGTTACCTATCGAACTTAACagcaaaagtaaaaaagtaactGATGACAAATACACCCCAAGCGGAGATTTTAATGTACCAAGCGGACAATATACTCAAATAAGAGAAAAACGGTCcaccaagtttgctaaaaaaagtaaaataaacaagcgtcacaaagttatttaa